In Mercurialis annua linkage group LG5, ddMerAnnu1.2, whole genome shotgun sequence, a single genomic region encodes these proteins:
- the LOC126680811 gene encoding scarecrow-like protein 23: MFQTQSPSLNSSPAPSMKTKRAAAADSSDDPASKRPNFSSAAADDAVDTVEEMKATGVEQGEEEEDSAGLRLLGLLLQCAECVAMDNLENATDLLPEISELSSPFGSSPERVGSYFGHALQARVVSSCLGTYSPLTSKSLTLTQSQKIFNAFQSYNSISPLIKFSHFTANQAIFQALEGEDRVHVIDFDIMQGLQWPGLFHILASRSKKIRSMRITGFGSSSELLESTGRRLADFASSLGLPFEFNPIEGKIGNITDLSQLGVRPREAIVVHWMHHCLYDITGSDLSTLRLLSLLRPKLITTVEQDLSHGGSFLGRFVEALHYYSALFDALGDGLGVDSVERHTVEQNLFGCEIRNIVAVGGPKRTGEVKVERWGDELKRVGFQPVSLGGNPAAQAGLLLGMFPWKGYTLVEEENGCLKLGWKDLSLLTASAWRPFD, translated from the coding sequence ATGTTTCAAACTCAATCTCCGTCTCTCAATTCATCTCCCGCTCCCTCCATGAAGACCAAACGCGCCGCCGCTGCTGACTCCTCTGATGATCCCGCTTCTAAACGGCCTAACTTCTCCTCCGCCGCCGCAGACGACGCCGTCGACACCGTCGAAGAGATGAAAGCTACCGGAGTAGAacaaggagaagaagaagaagactcCGCCGGTCTCCGACTCCTCGGCCTCTTGCTACAATGCGCCGAGTGCGTCGCCATGGACAATCTCGAAAACGCCACCGATCTTCTCCCGGAAATATCTGAATTATCGTCTCCGTTCGGCTCTTCACCTGAGCGCGTGGGTTCATACTTCGGCCACGCGCTTCAAGCGCGTGTGGTGAGTTCATGCCTCGGTACTTACTCGCCGTTAACTTCGAAATCGTTAACGTTAACGCAGTCTCAAAAAATATTCAACGCTTTTCAGAGCTATAATTCAATTAGTCCGTTAATTAAATTCTCTCATTTCACTGCTAATCAAGCGATTTTCCAAGCGTTGGAAGGTGAGGACCGTGTCCACGTCATCGATTTTGATATCATGCAAGGACTTCAATGGCCAGGATTGTTTCATATACTTGCTTCCCGGTCTAAAAAGATTCGGTCAATGAGAATAACCGGGTTTGGATCATCCTCCGAGTTGCTTGAGTCAACCGGGAGGAGATTAGCCGATTTTGCTAGCTCACTAGGTTTACCATTTGAATTTAATCCAATAGAGGGTAAAATCGGAAATATCACTGATTTAAGTCAACTTGGTGTTAGACCAAGGGAAGCAATAGTTGTACATTGGATGCATCATTGTCTGTATGATATAACTGGAAGTGATTTGAGTACTTTAAGATTGTTGTCTTTGTTAAGGCCTAAGTTGATCACCACCGTTGAGCAAGATTTGAGTCATGGGGGGAGTTTTTTAGGGAGATTTGTGGAGGCTTTGCATTATTATAGTGCATTATTTGATGCATTGGGGGATGGGTTGGGTGTTGATAGTGTTGAGAGACATACTGTGGAGCAGAATTTGTTTGGTTGTGAGATTAGAAATATTGTTGCTGTTGGTGGGCCGAAGAGGACGGGTGAAGTGAAGGTTGAGAGATGGGGGGATGAGTTGAAACGAGTTGGTTTTCAGCCGGTTTCGCTTGGGGGTAATCCGGCTGCTCAGGCGGGTTTGTTGCTCGGGATGTTTCCTTGGAAAGGGTATACTTTGGTTGAGGAGGAGAATGGGTGCTTGAAGTTGGGGTGGAAGGATTTGTCTTTATTGACTGCCTCTGCTTGGCGTCCGTTTGATTGA
- the LOC126682514 gene encoding peptidyl-prolyl cis-trans isomerase PASTICCINO1 codes for MAVEEDFAPKKKKEPSENDIRRKKIKPGNVMKAEMRPGGGDAKPSDDDQVIYHCTVRTLDGVVVESTRLEYGGKGIPIRQVLGKSKMLLGLLEGLTTMLKGEVSMFKMKPEMHYGEEDCPVSPPNSFPKEDELHFEIELIDFSKVKVVSDDLGVIKQVINDGQGWESPREPYEVKARISAKTGDGKVILSCTQGEPYSFTLGKSEVPKGLEIGIGTMTREEKAVIYVTNEYLTESTLMSVVEGFEEVHFEVELVQFTQVRDMLGDGRLIKRRVRDGKGEFPMDCPLHDSLLRVHYKGMLLNEEKTVFYDTRVDNDGQPLEFSSGEGLVPEGFEMCVRLMLPGEVALVTCPPDYAYDKFQRPANVPEGAYIQWEIELLGFEMPKDWTGMDFPTIMGEAEKIRNTGNRLFKEGKFELAKAKYEKVLREFNHVNPQDDEEGKIFVNTRNLLNLNLAACYLKSGECKKSIEYCNKVLDANPAHVKALYRRGMAYMTNGDFEEARRDFETMVKMDKSSESDAMAALQKLKQKEQEVERRVRKQFKGLFDKKPGEIAEAGTQDVEEKSSGETTSDNTKDDHGDSDGIEEEALLEDAGNAPRGRWFSSVWPTGRRLFSAVGFQRCTIL; via the exons ATGGCTGTGGAAGAAGATTTTGCAccgaagaagaaaaaagagccATCTGAAAATGATATCAG GAGAAAGAAAATTAAGCCTGGGAATGTGATGAAAGCTGAGATGAGACCTGGAGGAGGTGACGCTAAACCGTCAGATGACGATCAG GTTATTTACCATTGCACTGTTAGAACATTGGATGGAGTTGTTGTCGAGTCTACCAGATTGGAATATGGAG GCAAAGGTATTCCAATACGACAAGTTTTGGGCAAAAGTAAGATGCTATTAGGATTGTTGGAAGGACTTACCACAATGCTGAAGGGTGAAGTTTCTATG TTCAAGATGAAACCTGAAATGCACTATGGGGAGGAGGACTGTCCAGTTTCACCTCCAAATAGCTTTCCAAAAGAAGATGAACTTCATTTTGAAATTGAGTTAATTGACTTTTCCAAAGTCAAG GTTGTCAGTGATGATCTGGGAGTTATAAAGCAG GTAATAAATGATGGACAAGGTTGGGAATCACCAAGAGAACCCTATGAAGTAAAAGCTAG GATCTCTGCAAAGACTGGTGATGGCAAAGTAATTCTGTCATGCACACAAGGAGAACCATATTCCTTTACCCTTGGGAAATCTGAG gtACCTAAAGGTCTTGAGATTGGGATAGGAACAATGACAAGAGAAGAGAAAGCAGTAATATATGTTACTAATGAGTACTTAACAGAGTCGACTCTTATGTCTGTGGTAGAAGGTTTTGAAGAAGTTCATTTTGAGGTGGAGCTTGTCCAATTCACTCAG GTGCGAGACATGCTCGGAGATGGACGCCTGATAAAGCGGCGGGTTCGTGATGGAAAAG GTGAATTCCCAATGGATTGCCCTCTCCATGACAGCCTTCTGCGGGTCCATTACAAGGGTATGCTTCTAAATGAGGAAAAGACTGTGTTTTATGACACAAGAGTTGATAATGATGGTCAGCCTTTGGAGTTCAGTTCTGGAGAAGGGCTT GTCCCTGAAGGATTTGAAATGTGCGTTCGATTAATGCTTCCTGGAGAGGTAGCTCTTGTCACATGCCCACCTGACTATGCATATGACAAGTTCCAGAG GCCAGCTAATGTTCCCGAAGGTGCTTATATTCAATGGGAAATTGAGCTTCTTGGTTTTGAGATGCCAAAG GATTGGACTGGTATGGACTTTCCAACTATAATGGGTGAAGCAGAAAAGATTAGAAACACA GGAAACAGGCTCTTCAAAGAAGGAAAGTTTGAACTTGCTAAGGCAAAGTACGAGAAG GTACTTAGGGAATTTAATCATGTTAATCCACAAGATGACGAGGAAGGGAAGATTTTTGTTAATACAAGA AATTTGTTAAATCTAAACTTGGCTGCATGCTACCTCAAATCGGGAGAATGCAAAAAGTCCATTGAGTACTGCAATAAG GTTTTGGATGCAAATCCTGCACATGTCAAGGCCCTGTATCGACGTGGAATGGCCTACATGACAAATGGAGATTTTGAGGAAGCGAGACGTGATTTTGAAACG ATGGTGAAAATGGACAAGTCATCTGAATCTGATGCAATGGCAGCCCTTCAAAAACTGAAGCAGAAGGAGCAG GAAGTGGAGCGGAGAGTACGTAAGCAATTTAAAGGACTTTTTGACAAGAAGCCTGGGGAAATTGCTGAGGCCGGAACTCAAGATGTGGAAGAAAAGAGTTCCGGTGAAACTACAAGCGATAATACGAAAGATGATCATGGGGATTCCGATGGTATTGAGGAAGAGGCCTTACTTGAAGATGCAGGGAATGCGCCTAGAGGACGCTGGTTCTCGTCCGTCTGGCCTACCGGTAGAAGACTGTTTTCAGCTGTTGGATTTCAAAGGTGTACTATATTGTGA